A stretch of DNA from Campylobacter concisus:
AAGCTCATCGCAAAGCTTTAAAATTTGCCTTTGTTTTAAGGAGTTGCCAAAGCTCTTTATCTCATCGCTTGCATCTTCATATCGTTTAATAGTGTTGTTATCTTTAATTATTCTAGTCTTTTGCCAAAGTTCGCCAAATTCATCAAATATTTTTAAAGGCTTCCTGGTATCAGGATCAACGACAACAGTAACCAAGCCTTTATTATAATTTTTAGTAAGAGATATTAGGTCGATACTGCCGTTTAGTTTTCTATAAATTTCAAGACTTACAAATGTTTTTGACATTGTAAAACGTCTAATTTTATGCTTTAAATACCAGTAGCTAATATCGGTCAAGTTATCTAAATCAGGATTTTGGCGAAGATCATCAAGAGTCTTAAAAATGTATTTCATAATATAAGAAGTTGGATTTTTAATATTAGTTTCAACCCTGCTATGAGTATCTAAAAAACGACTTTTAATAGCTATAACACAATCATTTATTTTTTCTTTAGGAACAAAAACAAGCAAATTCAAATGGCAAGTTCCGTCTAAATGTGGCTCTTTAGTAGTAATATAGCATTTTTGAAACTGCGAAATTTTTCTAAAATGCTTTGAGTTCATAATGCTTCTAACCAGGGCTTGAAGTTTGCTAGCTCCTGCGCTAACGCTATGATCTTCATCATCGATATACTTTTTATTATAAACAAGCTTTTTCTTGCCACTCTTAAGAGTTATAAGCTTTTGTTTATGATACTCACTAGGCAAGGTAAAAACTGCGAAAATAGGACAAAACCCTTGACTTTGAGCATAATCATTAAGGCTGGCTACTCGGTTATTAAGTTCAGCAATGTATCTATTAGAGTTATGCCAGCTGGAAAAATAAAAATTTGAGTAAGGAACATACTCGCCATTTATCATAAAGAAATTGCTATCAAGAAATTTCTTTTGATTTTCTAGTTTGGTTTTTAAAAAGATTTTATCAGTTTCACTAATTCCATACATCTTATTCCTTTAGGGTACACACTTATATTATATATAGCCAAGAGCGCACGCTCATTCCCCACTACGTGGGGCCCCTTTTGCGTTGCGCGCTGCGCTCGTTAGGTAGCGTTCTAAGGCAAGGTGTTTATCTTTTGGATCATAATAAAACTCAGAAAAAATATCTTTTTCAGACGGAAGCATTGTTATAAATATACTAAAACTATAATCAGTTGTCTTTTCGCTCTTATATGTAGTTATATCGCCAAGAATAGGTATATTTTCAACAAAGGGAATAGTTTTTGTTGATTTTATTGTTTCCTTGCTATTAATACCGCCAATAAGAAAAGAGTTTGAATCAGTAAGATATACATTTGTTTTTAGATGCCTACTAGAAATTCTAGGAGTCAATGTATCATCAAGCAAATTTTCTATATATAAATCCAAAGTAAAGCTAACGCTATCATTAGTAATTAAGACATTTGTAATATAAAGCTTTAAGCCAACATCTTGATAATCAACTTGATTCGTAGTCATTCTTTGGTTGTTTTGAATTTCGATTGATGATTTTTGAATAGGGGTCTTTATAACGCTCTCAATTACGCTATCTTTATTATCAATAAGGGTAACTCTAGGATTATAAAGTAGATCAGATACACCCTTTTCTTTAAGCAAATTTATAAGACTGGTGACAGAATCTTTATTGACTTTAGTGCTATCGACTGTAAGAACGTTGGTAATAATTTTAAAATAAAAATGATCTAGTGGATTTAAAAGTGATTCTATACGTGGGCCAATTTCTTTAAGTTTTGTGTTATCTGTGCTAATAATTGTAAAGCTAAGCTGCCTTAATTGATAGCTAGTATCTAGCCCATTAATAAGATTATTAATAATCTCATACTGGCTTTCAGTAGTAATAAGCAGTATCCTATCACTATAAACAGTGTATTTTATATTTTCACTAAATAAAGAAAGAGCTGATACAACATCTTCTTTGGAAACGTGCTTAAATTTGATTATATAGTCATTCAAAACTGGCTTATCTTCAACAGTTGGATTATATATCAACAAGACACTATCTTGTATCAAATAATCAAGACCATTAACGTTTAAAATATCTTTAAGCAACTTAGAAAAAGTATCAGTATTGCTTAGATCAAGCGTAGGTAAAAATACATCAAAGTTAGTATCAACATTACCACTAATGACAATATTTTTGCCAGTTATAGAACTAATCTCGCCCAAGAAATC
This window harbors:
- a CDS encoding radical SAM protein — its product is MYGISETDKIFLKTKLENQKKFLDSNFFMINGEYVPYSNFYFSSWHNSNRYIAELNNRVASLNDYAQSQGFCPIFAVFTLPSEYHKQKLITLKSGKKKLVYNKKYIDDEDHSVSAGASKLQALVRSIMNSKHFRKISQFQKCYITTKEPHLDGTCHLNLLVFVPKEKINDCVIAIKSRFLDTHSRVETNIKNPTSYIMKYIFKTLDDLRQNPDLDNLTDISYWYLKHKIRRFTMSKTFVSLEIYRKLNGSIDLISLTKNYNKGLVTVVVDPDTRKPLKIFDEFGELWQKTRIIKDNNTIKRYEDASDEIKSFGNSLKQRQILKLCDELFKSDEKPKPISRMKDYELVNYYQSLGGDVNAQHLAYVENLMLDRNLDNFTRYHKKHDLNAPDIDSFVNRFLICNEF
- a CDS encoding type II secretion system protein GspD, giving the protein MKNLQRLILVLCFLLSSSLSALEYRNITFNDFLGEISSITGKNIVISGNVDTNFDVFLPTLDLSNTDTFSKLLKDILNVNGLDYLIQDSVLLIYNPTVEDKPVLNDYIIKFKHVSKEDVVSALSLFSENIKYTVYSDRILLITTESQYEIINNLINGLDTSYQLRQLSFTIISTDNTKLKEIGPRIESLLNPLDHFYFKIITNVLTVDSTKVNKDSVTSLINLLKEKGVSDLLYNPRVTLIDNKDSVIESVIKTPIQKSSIEIQNNQRMTTNQVDYQDVGLKLYITNVLITNDSVSFTLDLYIENLLDDTLTPRISSRHLKTNVYLTDSNSFLIGGINSKETIKSTKTIPFVENIPILGDITTYKSEKTTDYSFSIFITMLPSEKDIFSEFYYDPKDKHLALERYLTSAARNAKGAPRSGE